The following proteins come from a genomic window of Rutidosis leptorrhynchoides isolate AG116_Rl617_1_P2 chromosome 10, CSIRO_AGI_Rlap_v1, whole genome shotgun sequence:
- the LOC139873090 gene encoding uncharacterized protein: MAEKDDVLIEIEAAESVYGDDCVVVAQYPPHIQLLIKPRTADVSSQQFVEAVIGIRASYKYPDEPPDITIIDSKGLDEQRQKHLISSINDKAHQLSSNLMLVALCEEAVEKLTSMNHPDGDCPLCLSPLVEDGALDNTRPFMKLMSCFHCFHCECIIRWWNWLRIHKEVDHASSSGPNAQKNVEDGMGICPVCRKVFHAKDIEHVLDLVGSYSQLNIENPEDTTQEDSMLLHSNSENKRREKFEAILKLQQENNGLIEPKKTEVLMPGVFLPLPTTTADVSVDKGTINGEPKTESKTNKPSSSNRRSSGARNRYRGRNSRGQVNRQWIIKENGNAQ; the protein is encoded by the exons ATGGCAGAAAAAGATGACGTATTGATCGAAATCGAAGCTGCAGAATCCGTTTACGGTGACGATTGCGTTGTTGTAGCACAATATCCTCCTCATATTCAACTTCTAATTAAACCTAGAACTGCCGATGTTTCATCTCAACAG TTTGTGGAAGCGGTTATAGGGATACGAGCAAGTTATAAG TACCCTGATGAACCACCAGACATTACGATAATAGATTCCAAGGGTCTCGATGAACAAAGACAAAAGCATCTCATAAGCAGTATTAATGACAAGGCTCATCAACTCTCTTCGAATTTGATGCTTGTAGCCCTTTGTGAG GAAGCAGTCGAGAAGCTCACTAGCATGAATCACCCCGATGGAGATTGTCCCTTGTGTTTATCTCCTTTAGTTGAAGACGGTGCATTGGACAACACTCGACCGTTTATGAAACTAATGTCGTGTTTCCATTGTTTTCATTG TGAATGTATTATAAGGTGGTGGAATTGGCTCCGGATACATAAAGAAGTTGATCATGCTTCTTCATCTGGTCCAAATGCACAGAAAAACGTAGAAGATGGAATGGGCATTTGCCCAGTTTGCCGTAAGGTTTTTCATGCCAAGGACATTGAGCATGTACTCGATCTGGTGGGGTCTTATTCGCAGTTG AATATTGAGAACCCCGAAGATACTACACAAGAAGACAGCATGCTTCTTCATTCAAATTCAGAAAACAAAAGACGGGAGAAGTTTGAGGCCATCTTGAAGCTACAGCAGGAGAACAATGGGTTGATTGAGCCAAAAAAGACCGAAGTTTTGATGCCTGGTGTGTTCCTTCCCCTTCCCACCACCACTGCTGATGTCAGCGTTGACAAAGGCACCATTAATGGTGAACCGAAAACTGAATCCAAAACGAATAAACCAAGTAGCAGTAATCGTAGAAGCTCGGGGGCAAGAAACAGGTACAGAGGAAGGAATTCAAGAGGTCAAGTTAATAGACAATGGATTATTAAAGAGAATGGAAATGCTCAATGA